A window of Natrinema salifodinae contains these coding sequences:
- the rpiA gene encoding ribose-5-phosphate isomerase RpiA has product MKTAGGSDAAKRQAGERAAEAVEDGFVVGLGTGSTTAYAIEAIGRAVDDGLDVRGIPTSFQSRQLALEVGIPLTDLDAVDGVDLAIDGADQVVDDADTATDGALIKGGGAAHAREKLVDAAADRFVVVADPSKLTDRLDRSVPVEVLPDAHTVVADRVRELGGEPTLRDAERKDGPVVTDNGNLVLDCAFGPIGDPDDLATRLSRIPGVVEHGLFVGLADATYVGTDDGVEVRTY; this is encoded by the coding sequence ATGAAGACGGCGGGCGGCTCCGACGCGGCGAAACGACAGGCCGGCGAACGCGCTGCCGAAGCGGTCGAAGACGGCTTCGTCGTCGGTCTCGGTACCGGCTCGACGACCGCCTACGCGATCGAAGCGATCGGGCGGGCGGTCGACGACGGCCTCGACGTCCGGGGGATTCCGACATCCTTCCAGTCCCGACAGCTAGCGCTCGAGGTCGGAATTCCGCTGACCGACCTCGATGCGGTCGACGGCGTCGACCTGGCGATCGACGGCGCCGATCAGGTGGTCGACGACGCGGACACGGCGACCGACGGCGCGCTGATCAAGGGCGGCGGCGCGGCCCATGCGCGTGAGAAACTCGTGGATGCGGCGGCCGACCGATTCGTCGTCGTCGCCGATCCCTCGAAGCTGACCGACCGACTCGACCGCTCCGTGCCGGTCGAAGTGCTCCCGGACGCACACACCGTCGTGGCCGACCGCGTTCGGGAGTTGGGCGGCGAGCCGACGCTCCGCGACGCCGAGCGCAAGGACGGACCGGTCGTGACCGACAACGGCAACCTGGTGCTCGACTGCGCGTTCGGCCCGATCGGCGACCCCGACGACCTGGCGACGCGTCTCTCGCGAATTCCGGGCGTCGTGGAACACGGGCTGTTCGTCGGCCTGGCGGACGCGACGTACGTCGGAACCGACGACGGGGTCGAGGTTCGGACCTACTGA